GTGGAGGGCAAGCTCGGATGAGCACCATCAACGCGGCCCCGGCCGGTTTCATCACCGTCGAGGGCGTCAACAAGCACTTCGGCAGCCACCATGTCCTGCGCGACGTCAGCACGCAGTTCAACGCCGGCGAGGTGACCGTGATCCTCGGCGCCTCGGGCTCGGGCAAGAGCACGCTGCTGCGCATGCTCAACCGGCTGGAGACGCATGACTCGGGCCGCATCGTGGTGGACGGCATCGAGGTCAGCGACGACGCCAGGCAGCTGGAGCGCCTGCGCGCCGAAGTGGGCATGGTGTTCCAGCAGTTCAACCTCTTTCCGCACCTGACCGTGCTGGAGAACGTGGCCCTGGCGCCGCGCCGGGTGCGCAAGCTCGACCGGGCAGCGGCCGAGACGCGGGCCAAGGAGCTGATCGATCGCGTGGGGCTGGCCGCGCACATGCACAAGCACCCCTTCCAGCTCTCCGGCGGTCAGCAGCAGCGCGTGGCGATCGCCCGCAGCCTGGCGATGCAGCCCAAGGTGATGCTCTTCGATGAGCCCACCTCGGCCCTCGACCCCGAGATGGTCAAGGAGGTGCTCGACGTGATGAAGGGCCTGGCCGCCAGCGGCATGACCATGCTGGTGGTCACGCACGAGATGGGCTTTGCCCGCGAGGTGGCCGACCGCGTGCTCTTCATCGACCAGGGCCGCATCGCCGCCGACGCGCCGCCGGCGCAGTTCTTCGGCGCGCAGGACAACGAGCGCATCCGCGCCTTCCTCGGCCGGATCCTGCACTGAGGCGGCAGCGGCTCAGGCCGCTGCGCGCCCCCGTTCGCGCCACATCGGCAGCAACTGCACCGCCAGGATGCAGGCCAGGATCAGCGTGCAGC
The Sphaerotilus microaerophilus DNA segment above includes these coding regions:
- a CDS encoding amino acid ABC transporter ATP-binding protein, whose protein sequence is MSTINAAPAGFITVEGVNKHFGSHHVLRDVSTQFNAGEVTVILGASGSGKSTLLRMLNRLETHDSGRIVVDGIEVSDDARQLERLRAEVGMVFQQFNLFPHLTVLENVALAPRRVRKLDRAAAETRAKELIDRVGLAAHMHKHPFQLSGGQQQRVAIARSLAMQPKVMLFDEPTSALDPEMVKEVLDVMKGLAASGMTMLVVTHEMGFAREVADRVLFIDQGRIAADAPPAQFFGAQDNERIRAFLGRILH